A part of Caldisericia bacterium genomic DNA contains:
- a CDS encoding class II SORL domain-containing protein, whose translation MINLNELFKSGDWKGEKHIPVIEIEGEFKKGELVKVNITVGKEIPHPNTTEHHIRWISLYFHPKDEKFPYEIGKVEFSSHGESTQGPNTSTVYTEARVTFFFKTEKEGTLIAFSYCNIHGLWTNSLELKF comes from the coding sequence ATGATTAATTTAAACGAATTATTCAAATCAGGTGATTGGAAAGGTGAAAAACATATTCCAGTAATCGAAATTGAAGGCGAATTTAAAAAGGGAGAATTGGTAAAGGTAAATATAACTGTTGGAAAAGAAATTCCTCACCCTAACACAACAGAACATCATATAAGGTGGATTTCTTTATATTTTCATCCCAAAGATGAAAAATTTCCTTATGAAATAGGAAAAGTTGAGTTTTCCTCTCATGGTGAATCAACTCAAGGACCAAACACAAGCACAGTTTATACTGAAGCTCGTGTAACTTTCTTTTTTAAAACTGAAAAAGAAGGAACTCTTATTGCTTTTTCATATTGTAATATACATGGACTATGGACAAATAGTTTAGAACTTAAATTTTAA
- a CDS encoding 2-oxoacid:acceptor oxidoreductase subunit alpha, producing the protein MREFLQGNEACAYGAIDGGLDFFAGYPITPSSEILEVLSYELPRRGKIFIQMEDEIASICAVIGASLTGKRALTATSGPGFSLMQEALGYACMTEAPCVIVNVMRGGPSTGLPTNIGQGDYMQAKWGTHGDHPIIIFSPGTVNEFYHLTKISFDVAFYYRNPVIILSDEIVAHMRSLIDKEDKIFNFPYEEEPLSEKSFDFEHDLYRKPFVGEGKKIKITGLFHDESGFPTTNSKIIEKNLQHLIRKINQFKEKINFYETDINSQTEIVLVGFGIMGIVVKELKKELKNKGLNVGFYRPITLNPIDEDMIKEIFKNVKKVLVIELNMGQLYLDIKRILCDKDVKSITFFKGDLPDYDELISSIEENL; encoded by the coding sequence ATGAGGGAATTTTTGCAAGGAAATGAAGCATGTGCATATGGTGCAATTGATGGAGGTTTAGATTTCTTTGCAGGTTATCCAATTACACCATCGAGTGAAATTTTAGAGGTTTTATCGTATGAATTACCAAGAAGAGGTAAAATATTTATTCAAATGGAGGATGAAATTGCGTCAATCTGTGCAGTAATAGGAGCCTCTTTAACAGGAAAAAGAGCACTTACAGCAACATCTGGGCCAGGATTTTCATTAATGCAAGAGGCTCTTGGATATGCATGTATGACAGAGGCTCCTTGTGTTATTGTTAATGTAATGAGAGGAGGGCCATCAACTGGCCTTCCAACAAATATTGGACAAGGTGATTATATGCAAGCAAAATGGGGAACTCATGGTGATCATCCAATAATAATATTTTCACCTGGAACAGTTAATGAATTTTATCACTTAACGAAAATTTCTTTTGATGTTGCATTTTATTATAGAAATCCAGTTATTATTCTTTCTGATGAAATTGTCGCTCATATGAGAAGTTTAATTGATAAAGAGGATAAAATTTTTAATTTTCCATATGAAGAAGAGCCTTTAAGTGAAAAAAGTTTTGATTTTGAACATGATTTATATAGAAAACCATTTGTTGGTGAAGGAAAAAAAATAAAAATTACAGGTTTATTTCATGATGAATCTGGATTTCCAACAACAAATTCTAAGATTATTGAAAAAAATCTTCAGCACTTAATAAGAAAAATAAATCAATTTAAAGAAAAAATAAATTTTTATGAAACTGATATTAATTCTCAAACAGAAATAGTTTTAGTTGGTTTTGGAATTATGGGAATTGTAGTGAAAGAATTAAAAAAAGAACTTAAGAATAAAGGTTTAAATGTTGGTTTTTATAGACCAATAACATTGAATCCTATTGATGAAGATATGATAAAAGAGATTTTTAAAAATGTTAAAAAGGTACTTGTTATTGAATTAAACATGGGTCAACTCTATTTAGACATTAAAAGGATTTTATGTGATAAAGATGTAAAAAGTATAACCTTTTTTAAGGGTGATTTGCCAGATTATGATGAATTAATAAGTTCTATTGAGGAAAATTTATGA
- a CDS encoding DNA lyase yields KGIGLKEASHFLRNVGLGDNFAILDRHILKNLKEIGIIDKIPKNLSKKMYKEIEEKMRRFSDEIKLNMKYLDFILWYKETREVFK; encoded by the coding sequence TAAAGGTATTGGATTAAAAGAAGCTTCACATTTTCTAAGAAACGTTGGTTTAGGTGATAATTTTGCAATTTTAGATAGACATATTTTGAAAAATTTAAAAGAAATTGGTATAATTGATAAAATACCAAAAAATTTATCTAAAAAAATGTATAAAGAAATTGAAGAAAAAATGAGGAGGTTTTCCGATGAAATAAAATTAAATATGAAATATTTAGATTTTATTTTATGGTATAAAGAAACAAGAGAGGTGTTTAAATGA
- a CDS encoding flavin reductase family protein produces the protein MDLTALFKINYGLYIISSKFENKLNGQIANAVMQVTSEPPKIAICLNKNNLTHEFIEKSRIFTISILSKETPLTFIGHFGFKSGRDIDKFKDVNFIIGEKTGAPIVKDYTVAFIECKVIEKFDVGTHTIFIGEVLNCDKLSEDEPMTYAYYHEVKKGKASKNAPTFIKENKNQGG, from the coding sequence GTGGATTTAACTGCCCTGTTTAAAATAAATTATGGGTTATATATTATAAGTTCTAAATTTGAAAATAAATTAAATGGACAAATTGCAAATGCTGTAATGCAAGTAACATCAGAACCACCAAAAATTGCTATTTGTCTTAATAAAAATAATCTTACACATGAATTTATAGAAAAAAGCAGAATTTTTACAATTTCAATTCTTTCAAAAGAAACACCACTTACTTTTATAGGTCATTTTGGTTTTAAATCAGGAAGAGATATCGATAAATTTAAAGATGTGAATTTTATAATAGGAGAAAAAACAGGTGCTCCAATTGTAAAAGATTATACTGTTGCTTTTATTGAGTGTAAAGTAATAGAAAAATTTGATGTTGGAACTCACACAATTTTTATTGGTGAAGTTTTAAATTGTGATAAGTTAAGTGAAGATGAACCAATGACATATGCATATTATCATGAAGTAAAAAAGGGTAAGGCAAGTAAAAATGCCCCTACCTTTATAAAAGAAAACAAAAATCAAGGAGGCTAA
- a CDS encoding ferritin-like domain-containing protein yields MASEHLLDLLNQAIARELQVAIQYMWQHVQWRGVKHFAITEEFKKIAIQEMKHAEAIAERLFYLGGIPTTKPSPIFVGNNLKEMLEQDKKDEENAITLYKEIIKSALDEGDFTTKKLFEDILKDEEEHHDTFTSLLEEI; encoded by the coding sequence ATGGCATCAGAACATTTACTTGATTTATTAAATCAAGCAATTGCAAGAGAACTGCAGGTTGCAATTCAGTACATGTGGCAACATGTACAGTGGAGAGGAGTTAAGCATTTTGCAATAACCGAAGAGTTTAAAAAAATTGCAATACAGGAAATGAAACACGCTGAAGCGATTGCAGAGAGATTGTTTTATCTTGGTGGAATACCAACAACAAAACCATCACCGATTTTTGTTGGAAATAATTTAAAAGAGATGCTTGAACAAGATAAAAAAGATGAAGAAAATGCAATTACACTTTATAAGGAGATAATAAAAAGCGCTTTAGATGAAGGAGATTTTACTACAAAAAAATTATTTGAAGATATTTTAAAAGACGAAGAAGAACATCACGATACTTTTACATCTCTTTTAGAAGAAATTTGA
- a CDS encoding L,D-transpeptidase: protein MKKIFLFLLIFTLPIIKIDKSFHIIYFQNENFKLVFPVATGSPKDETKEGVFKIINKSVDPRWFIDGKVYPPYKETKENALGVRWIGLSWIGYGIHGTNEPFSIGKSASQGCIRLQNRDVVILYQYLNIGNEVQIFSSSVDDDLKNAISLLYNFYNLCSFIKENLDKEE from the coding sequence ATGAAAAAAATATTTTTATTTTTATTAATTTTTACTTTACCAATTATAAAAATTGATAAATCTTTTCACATTATATATTTTCAAAATGAGAACTTTAAACTTGTTTTTCCTGTCGCAACAGGTTCTCCTAAGGATGAGACAAAAGAAGGAGTTTTTAAAATAATTAATAAAAGTGTTGATCCAAGATGGTTTATAGATGGTAAAGTTTATCCACCTTACAAAGAGACAAAAGAAAATGCACTAGGTGTAAGATGGATTGGTTTAAGTTGGATAGGCTATGGAATTCATGGAACAAATGAACCTTTTTCAATTGGCAAAAGTGCTTCCCAAGGATGTATAAGATTACAAAATAGAGATGTAGTTATTTTATATCAATATTTAAATATTGGTAATGAAGTTCAAATTTTTTCAAGTTCAGTTGATGATGATTTGAAAAATGCAATATCTCTATTATATAATTTTTATAATTTGTGTTCGTTTATAAAAGAAAATTTAGATAAGGAGGAATAA
- a CDS encoding VIT1/CCC1 transporter family protein, with amino-acid sequence MRSLTQEDLKKLIEFQKFEKTEHFFYNFLAKRVKGQNRGVLEKIAKEELKHHNILKKYTNKEIKENKSFIYLNIIFSYILGLTFSIKFMEMGEKRAQENYETLIKNLEEPDKEIFLKILEEENSHENYLTNLINEDKVNFIGSMVLGINDALIELTGALAGFTFTLRNTNLIFIVGFITGFAAALSMASSEYMSKRAEKNENAFKAALYTGFTYLLTVIILIYPYLIINNYFFAFLLTLLMALFIVFLTSLFISIVKEFLFKKRFFEMLFLSFGIALISYLVGYLLRVIFKVEV; translated from the coding sequence TTGAGAAGTTTAACTCAAGAAGATTTAAAAAAACTAATTGAGTTTCAAAAATTTGAAAAAACAGAACATTTTTTTTATAATTTTTTGGCAAAAAGGGTGAAAGGTCAAAATAGGGGGGTTTTAGAAAAAATAGCAAAAGAAGAGTTGAAGCATCATAATATACTTAAAAAATATACTAACAAAGAGATAAAAGAAAATAAATCTTTCATTTATTTAAACATAATTTTTTCCTATATCCTTGGTTTAACATTTTCAATAAAATTTATGGAAATGGGAGAAAAAAGAGCACAAGAAAATTATGAAACTTTAATTAAAAATTTAGAAGAACCTGATAAAGAAATTTTTTTAAAAATTTTAGAAGAAGAAAATTCTCACGAAAATTATCTAACAAATTTAATAAATGAAGATAAGGTAAATTTTATAGGTTCAATGGTTTTAGGAATTAATGATGCTTTAATTGAACTTACTGGTGCTTTAGCAGGTTTTACTTTTACATTAAGAAATACAAATTTAATTTTTATTGTAGGTTTCATTACAGGCTTTGCTGCTGCTTTATCTATGGCTTCATCTGAATATATGTCAAAAAGGGCAGAAAAAAATGAAAATGCTTTTAAAGCAGCTCTTTACACTGGTTTTACATATCTTTTAACTGTAATTATTTTAATTTATCCCTATTTAATTATAAATAACTACTTTTTTGCTTTTTTATTAACTCTTTTAATGGCTTTATTCATAGTATTTCTTACTTCTTTATTTATTTCAATAGTTAAAGAGTTTTTATTTAAAAAAAGATTTTTTGAAATGCTTTTTTTAAGTTTTGGAATAGCATTAATTTCTTATTTAGTTGGATATCTCTTAAGAGTTATCTTTAAAGTGGAGGTTTAA
- a CDS encoding rubrerythrin family protein, translating into MKKMTEKFLNEAFAGESMAHMKYAIFSEVAEKEGFKNVARLFKAISYAELVHASNHLRNLGLIKNTVDNLQSGIDGETYEIEEMYPVFNNAAKFQGEKGAEISTHYALEAEKIHAELYKSAKEKVKEGKDIEIEEIYICPVCGYTHIGSPPDKCPVCGVSKDRFQKF; encoded by the coding sequence ATGAAAAAGATGACAGAAAAATTTTTAAATGAAGCATTTGCTGGTGAATCAATGGCTCATATGAAATATGCTATATTTTCTGAAGTTGCAGAAAAAGAGGGATTTAAAAATGTTGCAAGACTTTTTAAAGCAATTTCTTATGCAGAACTTGTTCATGCAAGCAATCACTTAAGAAATCTTGGATTAATAAAAAATACAGTTGATAATTTACAGTCTGGAATTGATGGAGAAACTTATGAAATCGAAGAAATGTATCCAGTGTTTAACAATGCAGCAAAGTTTCAAGGAGAAAAAGGAGCAGAAATTTCAACACATTATGCTCTTGAGGCTGAAAAAATCCACGCAGAATTATATAAAAGTGCAAAAGAAAAAGTTAAAGAAGGAAAAGATATTGAGATAGAAGAAATTTATATTTGTCCAGTGTGTGGATATACACATATAGGTTCTCCACCCGATAAGTGTCCTGTTTGTGGTGTCTCAAAAGATAGATTTCAAAAATTTTAA
- a CDS encoding thiamine pyrophosphate-dependent enzyme — MNWRDYLDLKKLPTIFCPGCGLGVGLRAILEAFAEENLNKNDLIFVSGIGCSSRIPGYVDFDSVHTIHGRAIAFATGIKLTNPNKHVFVITGDGDGLAIGGNHMIHAARRNLNINVFLFNNMIYGMTGGQASPTTPQGIKTSTSPLGKYEPNFDVVKLLIGAGATFVARGSVYYYNHLVNIIKRSIKHRGFSFVEILSPCPTYYGKYINIHDPSEFFVMQKDLVYRIEQSDKISENEKKNKLPIGIFIENTHIDYETIYKEIHRRLNEKEFPI, encoded by the coding sequence ATGAATTGGAGAGATTATTTAGATTTAAAAAAATTACCAACAATATTTTGTCCTGGATGTGGATTGGGTGTTGGATTAAGAGCAATTCTTGAGGCATTTGCAGAAGAAAATCTTAATAAAAACGATTTAATTTTTGTTTCTGGTATTGGATGTTCATCAAGAATCCCAGGTTATGTTGATTTTGATTCAGTTCATACAATTCATGGAAGAGCAATTGCTTTTGCAACAGGAATTAAATTAACTAACCCAAATAAACATGTTTTTGTTATTACTGGCGATGGTGATGGACTTGCAATTGGTGGTAATCACATGATTCATGCAGCAAGAAGAAACTTAAATATAAATGTATTTTTATTTAACAACATGATTTATGGAATGACAGGAGGACAAGCCTCTCCAACAACTCCTCAAGGAATTAAAACTTCAACTTCACCTCTTGGAAAATATGAACCAAATTTTGATGTTGTAAAACTTTTGATAGGTGCTGGTGCTACATTTGTTGCAAGGGGTTCAGTTTATTATTATAATCATCTTGTAAATATAATAAAAAGATCAATTAAACACAGGGGATTTTCCTTTGTAGAAATTCTATCACCTTGTCCAACTTATTATGGAAAATATATTAATATTCATGATCCATCAGAATTTTTTGTTATGCAAAAAGATTTAGTTTATAGAATTGAACAAAGTGATAAAATTTCAGAGAATGAGAAAAAGAACAAATTGCCAATTGGTATATTTATAGAGAATACTCATATTGACTATGAAACAATTTATAAAGAAATACATAGGAGGTTGAATGAAAAAGAGTTTCCTATTTAA
- a CDS encoding Fur family transcriptional regulator, which translates to MKEKVKKSELKNLLIKKGISPSVQRLKTLEYLYKNRTHPSVDMIYDDLKNEIPTLSKTTIYNVLRRFVKEGIVKEITIEGSEVRFDIYIEPHAHFKCEKCGKIYDIKYENQAFYLKEIDGNQIKNTEIFFYGICKDCLNK; encoded by the coding sequence ATGAAAGAAAAAGTTAAAAAGAGTGAACTTAAAAATTTATTAATAAAAAAAGGAATTAGTCCATCTGTTCAAAGATTGAAAACTCTTGAATATCTTTATAAAAATAGAACCCATCCATCAGTCGATATGATTTATGATGATTTAAAAAATGAAATTCCAACTCTTTCAAAAACGACAATTTATAATGTTCTTAGAAGATTTGTTAAAGAAGGAATAGTTAAGGAGATAACAATAGAGGGGAGTGAAGTTAGATTTGATATTTATATTGAACCTCATGCTCATTTTAAATGTGAGAAATGTGGAAAAATTTACGATATAAAATATGAAAATCAGGCATTTTATTTAAAAGAGATTGATGGAAATCAAATTAAGAATACAGAAATATTTTTCTACGGAATTTGTAAAGATTGTTTAAATAAATAA
- a CDS encoding M42 family metallopeptidase, which translates to MNLILLEKILKIPGVSGFESRIRDFIQNEIQNKNLDKIYKDNIGNLIAIKRGIREDKIVLISHMDELGLVVSSIDENGLIGFKKIGGIDDRLLISRVVKIIGEEEILGVIGLIPPHLTVDTKVDSVIPWYNLKIDVGARNKEEVLKMGIKIGDSIVFDKEIHVKNDIVIGRGLDDRFGCFLLMELIDSYKDKLPLNTIVFVFSVEEEIGLRGASVIAPQFDPKLIIAVDSVSSTDLNDTPSVYKNSIILGDGPVIRKIDARMVVDEEIFNFIYNLSKENNIPIQIGVSGGSTDAAITEISFTGYKSIPLCFPVRYTHSTVEMVSLRDGLNLINLLDKIIDHEL; encoded by the coding sequence ATGAATTTAATTCTTCTTGAAAAAATTTTAAAGATTCCCGGAGTTTCTGGTTTTGAGTCAAGAATAAGAGATTTTATACAAAATGAGATTCAAAACAAAAATTTAGATAAAATTTATAAGGATAATATTGGAAATTTAATAGCAATAAAAAGGGGAATTAGAGAAGATAAGATTGTTTTAATTTCACATATGGATGAACTTGGTCTTGTTGTCTCTTCAATTGATGAGAATGGTTTAATTGGTTTTAAAAAAATAGGTGGAATTGATGATAGATTACTTATCTCCAGAGTTGTAAAGATTATAGGAGAAGAGGAGATTTTAGGTGTAATTGGTCTTATACCTCCTCATCTTACCGTTGATACAAAAGTTGATAGTGTAATTCCATGGTATAATCTTAAAATTGATGTTGGTGCAAGAAATAAAGAGGAAGTTTTAAAAATGGGTATAAAAATTGGAGATTCAATTGTGTTTGATAAAGAGATTCATGTTAAAAATGATATAGTCATTGGAAGGGGTTTAGATGATAGATTTGGTTGTTTTTTATTAATGGAATTAATTGACAGTTATAAAGATAAACTACCTCTTAACACTATTGTTTTTGTTTTTAGTGTTGAAGAAGAAATTGGATTAAGAGGTGCATCTGTAATAGCACCTCAATTCGATCCTAAACTTATTATTGCTGTTGATTCAGTCTCTTCAACTGATTTAAATGATACACCATCAGTTTATAAGAACTCAATTATTCTTGGTGATGGGCCAGTTATAAGAAAAATTGATGCAAGAATGGTAGTAGATGAGGAAATTTTTAATTTTATTTATAATTTAAGCAAAGAAAATAACATTCCAATTCAAATTGGTGTTTCAGGTGGCTCAACTGATGCAGCAATTACTGAAATTTCTTTTACAGGATACAAATCAATACCCCTTTGCTTTCCTGTAAGATATACTCACTCAACAGTTGAAATGGTTTCTTTACGAGATGGATTAAATTTAATAAATTTATTAGATAAAATAATAGATCATGAACTATAA
- a CDS encoding rubredoxin, translating into MKKYECQVCGYIYDPEVGDPDGGIPPGTPFEELPDDWVCPVCGADKSNFSELE; encoded by the coding sequence ATGAAAAAATATGAATGTCAAGTATGCGGTTATATTTATGATCCAGAAGTAGGAGATCCAGATGGTGGAATTCCACCTGGGACTCCATTTGAAGAACTACCAGATGATTGGGTTTGTCCAGTTTGTGGAGCAGATAAAAGTAATTTTAGTGAATTAGAGTAA
- the mce gene encoding methylmalonyl-CoA epimerase, whose amino-acid sequence MFEAIDHIGIAVKSLNSIKSFYKNVLNIDFLYEEELPENKVKVLVFRFGDTNIEYLEPLTDDSPVKKFLDSKGEGIHHIAFKVKNIDERLKFLKEKGLSLIDEKPRRGSHNKKIAFIHPKSTFGTLIELVEE is encoded by the coding sequence ATGTTTGAAGCAATAGACCATATTGGAATTGCAGTCAAAAGTTTAAATTCTATTAAAAGTTTTTATAAAAATGTATTAAACATTGATTTTCTTTATGAAGAGGAATTGCCAGAAAATAAAGTAAAAGTGTTGGTTTTTAGATTTGGAGATACCAATATTGAGTATCTTGAGCCACTTACAGATGATTCACCAGTTAAAAAGTTTCTTGATTCAAAAGGAGAAGGTATTCATCATATAGCATTTAAAGTAAAAAATATTGATGAAAGATTAAAATTTCTTAAAGAAAAAGGACTTAGTTTAATTGATGAAAAACCGAGAAGGGGCTCACATAATAAAAAAATTGCATTTATTCATCCAAAGTCTACATTTGGTACACTTATAGAACTTGTTGAAGAATGA
- a CDS encoding 4Fe-4S binding protein: protein MKINTDKKFNVKINKDFCKECFICVKVCPKKVFNINDVGIVYVKDENICIGCRICENLCPDFAIEVEER from the coding sequence TTGAAAATTAATACCGATAAAAAATTTAATGTAAAAATTAACAAAGATTTTTGTAAAGAATGTTTTATATGTGTTAAGGTTTGTCCTAAAAAAGTTTTTAACATAAATGATGTTGGTATTGTTTATGTAAAAGACGAAAACATTTGTATTGGATGTAGAATATGCGAAAATTTATGTCCTGATTTTGCAATTGAGGTGGAAGAGAGATGA
- a CDS encoding 2-oxoacid:acceptor oxidoreductase family protein, whose product MKKSFLFNGKGGQGIIFTSVILAKSAIESNLFSIQTQHYSAAQRGDVVKSLVLISNEEIYYPKVKEVDFFISFNLKAYEIYKELIGKNTIVIFDSSYEDINNNSIEGNFYKIPFTKISLEKFNLKEPMNLIALGFLSNFLDFINLNSFLLVINKLEKGNKKINIDAFMIGKELKIYSQKGGLNV is encoded by the coding sequence ATGAAAAAGAGTTTCCTATTTAATGGTAAAGGTGGTCAAGGTATAATTTTTACTTCTGTAATTTTAGCAAAAAGTGCAATTGAATCAAATTTATTTTCTATACAAACTCAACATTATAGCGCTGCTCAAAGAGGAGATGTAGTAAAATCTCTTGTTTTAATTTCAAATGAAGAAATTTATTATCCAAAAGTTAAAGAAGTAGATTTTTTTATTTCTTTTAATTTAAAAGCATATGAAATATATAAAGAGTTAATTGGGAAAAATACAATTGTAATTTTTGATTCAAGTTATGAAGATATAAATAATAACTCAATAGAGGGTAATTTTTATAAAATTCCATTTACTAAAATTTCTCTTGAGAAATTTAATTTAAAAGAGCCAATGAACTTAATTGCACTCGGTTTCTTATCTAACTTTTTAGATTTTATTAACTTAAATTCATTTTTATTAGTTATAAATAAGTTAGAGAAAGGTAATAAAAAAATTAATATAGATGCATTTATGATAGGAAAAGAATTAAAAATTTATTCTCAAAAAGGAGGTTTAAATGTTTGA
- a CDS encoding FprA family A-type flavoprotein — protein sequence MSIREVIKDIYFVGSIDWDRRLFDELIPLPDGTSYNSYLIKTNDKIVLIDSVDPTKKIELINNLKELNIDKLDYIISQHAEQDHSGAIPDILEIYNDAKVITNEKGKELLMTHLHISENKFHVINDGEVLKIGNKTFKFIFTPWVHWPETFVTYLVEDKILFTCDFFGSHIATSSIFVDDPSKAEESAKRYYAEIMMPFRNIIVKNLEKIKNLDIKIIAPSHGYVYDRPEFIVNLYKEWVSDSVKNKITILFVSMHGSTKNIVDFITKKFVESGIEVKRFNLTNSDIGEIAMSLVDSASVIFATPTVLTGPHPLAFYASYIMSALKPKTKFIGIVGSFGWGGQTVNIIKETLKNLKAEYLGDVLIKGDPNIEDYEKLNNFVNSFLNKHKELNLL from the coding sequence ATGAGTATTAGAGAAGTAATTAAAGATATATATTTTGTTGGTTCAATAGATTGGGATAGAAGATTATTTGATGAACTTATACCTCTTCCAGATGGAACAAGTTATAACTCATATTTAATTAAAACAAATGATAAAATTGTTTTAATTGATAGTGTTGATCCAACTAAAAAAATTGAATTAATTAATAATTTAAAGGAATTAAATATAGATAAATTGGATTATATAATTTCTCAACATGCTGAACAAGATCATTCTGGTGCTATTCCTGATATATTAGAAATTTATAATGATGCAAAAGTAATAACAAACGAAAAGGGTAAAGAACTTTTAATGACACATCTTCATATAAGTGAAAATAAATTCCATGTTATTAATGATGGAGAAGTTTTAAAAATAGGAAATAAAACTTTTAAATTTATATTTACTCCCTGGGTTCACTGGCCAGAAACATTTGTGACATATCTTGTAGAAGATAAAATTTTATTTACATGTGATTTCTTTGGTTCACATATAGCAACAAGTTCAATTTTTGTAGATGATCCCTCAAAAGCAGAAGAAAGTGCAAAAAGATATTATGCTGAAATAATGATGCCATTTAGAAATATAATTGTTAAAAATCTTGAAAAAATAAAAAATTTAGATATTAAGATAATTGCACCAAGTCATGGATATGTTTATGATAGACCTGAATTTATTGTTAATCTATATAAAGAGTGGGTTTCTGATAGTGTTAAGAATAAAATAACAATTTTATTTGTTTCAATGCATGGAAGCACAAAAAATATTGTCGATTTTATCACAAAGAAGTTTGTTGAGAGTGGAATAGAAGTAAAAAGATTTAATTTAACAAATTCAGATATCGGTGAAATTGCTATGTCTCTTGTGGATAGTGCATCAGTTATTTTTGCTACTCCAACAGTTTTAACTGGTCCACATCCATTAGCCTTTTATGCTTCGTATATTATGAGTGCTCTAAAACCTAAAACTAAATTTATAGGTATAGTAGGGTCATTTGGATGGGGAGGTCAAACTGTAAATATAATTAAAGAGACTCTTAAAAATTTAAAAGCAGAATATTTAGGAGATGTTTTAATAAAAGGTGATCCTAATATTGAAGATTATGAAAAACTTAATAACTTTGTAAATTCATTCTTAAATAAACATAAAGAGTTAAATCTGTTATGA
- a CDS encoding DNA lyase, with protein MNYNKEKIDEIYKIYDEIKDKIESRLNEFNNILKKGNEEDFIYEFIFCLLTPQSKAKICDKAVQLLRKNSNQESIDKFLYGVRFKNKKSLYIKEFLEKIKKYKSFKNLILSFENDEQRRDFLV; from the coding sequence ATGAACTATAATAAAGAAAAAATAGATGAAATTTATAAAATTTATGATGAAATAAAGGATAAAATAGAAAGTAGATTAAATGAGTTTAACAATATTTTAAAAAAAGGAAATGAAGAAGATTTTATTTATGAATTTATTTTTTGTCTTTTAACTCCACAATCTAAAGCAAAAATATGTGATAAGGCAGTTCAATTATTAAGGAAAAATTCTAATCAAGAATCAATTGATAAATTTCTTTATGGTGTAAGATTTAAAAATAAGAAAAGTTTATATATTAAAGAATTTTTAGAAAAAATTAAAAAGTATAAAAGTTTTAAAAATCTTATTTTAAGTTTTGAAAATGATGAGCAAAGAAGAGATTTTTTAGTTA
- a CDS encoding iron-sulfur cluster assembly protein: MENDVIDAIKRVKDPETQENIYNLGLVVGFTIDRDSIDLFMDFMSRTTSCYFCKIIGWDLINKISLELINELKNLGFQKIRLIDYINPQIEYKTYP, encoded by the coding sequence ATGGAAAATGATGTTATTGATGCTATAAAAAGAGTTAAAGACCCTGAGACACAGGAAAATATTTATAATTTAGGTTTAGTTGTTGGATTCACTATTGATAGAGATTCAATTGATCTATTTATGGATTTTATGTCGAGAACTACTTCATGTTATTTTTGTAAAATAATTGGTTGGGATCTTATTAATAAAATTTCTCTTGAATTAATAAATGAATTAAAAAATCTTGGATTTCAAAAAATAAGATTGATAGATTACATAAATCCCCAAATAGAATATAAAACTTATCCATAA